In Streptomyces rapamycinicus NRRL 5491, the genomic stretch GCAGGATCGTGGACATGAGCAACGGCAGCAGGCAGATGAAGGCAGTGACCATCCCCGAGTTCGGCGACGCCGAGGTGCTCCGCGTCGCCACCGCTCCCGTCCCCGAGCCCGGACCGGGCCAGGTCGCCATCGACGTGGCGTACGCGGGTGCCAACTTCGCCGAGGTCCTCTACCGGCGTGGCGTGGTCGACGTGCCGCTTCCCTTTGTGCCCGGTATCGAGGTGTCGGGGCGGATCCGGGCGGTCGGTGAGGACGTCGAGGATCTGACCGTCGGGCAGCCGGTGGCCGCGCTCTCGATCGTCGACAGCGGTGGTTACGCGGAGGTGGTGGTCACCTCGGCGGACCTGGTCGTGCCGCTGGACGGCCTCGGTATCGGGATGGACGTCGCCGCGGCGCTGCCGTCCAACAGCACCACCGCGTTCCTGGTGCTCGACCGGGTGGCCCGGATCGAGCCCGGAGAACGCGTTCTGGTCCATGCGGCGGCCGGCGGCGTGGGAAGCCAACTCGGCCAGGCCGCCCGCCTGCTGGGCGCGGGCCACGTGGTCGGCACCGTCGGCAGCGCGGCCAAGATCGAGACCGCCAAGCGCTTCGGCTACCACGAGGTGATCACGCGGGACCGCATCGCCGACGCGGGCGAGTTCGACGTCGTGGTCGACATGGTCGGCGGCCCGGCCCGCCGTGCGGGGCTGGACCGGCTGGCCCCGATGGGGCGCCTGGTGGTGATGGGCAACGCCTCCGGCGCCGAGGACATCGGCATCCCGGCCAACGAACTGTGGTTCACCAACAGGACCGTCTCCGGCTTCAACCTGGCCGCCTTCGCCGCCGCCTTCCCCGAGGAGACACGCCGGGCGCTGCGCCGCGCGGTGGCGGCCGCGGCGACGGGAGACCTGCGGACGCGGGTCGAAACCCTGCCGCTGGAACAGGCCGCCGAGGCCCACCGCCGCATCGAATCGGGTACGACCACGGGCAAGCTGGTGCTCGACGTCGCGGCGTTGTGACCTACGGCCGAGAGCGCTGGGCGTCGGGACGCGGGTGTTCGACGGGAAGGCGGGCGGGCAGTCCGCGCAGCAGCGTGTCGAGGAACAGGTCGAAGCGGGGTGGCGCGCCGTCCATGGAGACGCCCTGGTCGGTCCCGCCGAGCCACTGGACGATGCCGAGTGCGAAGACGTACCAGCTCTGCTGTGCCGCCTCCGGAGAGGCGCCCGCCGCGATGAACGCGGCCTCCACCCGCTCGCGCAGCCGCCCGAACGAGGCCGGGTTGTGCCGGTGCGGATGCGCGACGCGGGCGGCGTATCCGGGTACGGCCAGGAACTCGTCGTGCATGGCCCATGCCAGGCGGGCCAGCCATGAGCGCCAGGTGTGCTCCGTGGGGTCGTCCGGCGGCAGGATGCGCTCGACCATGACCTCGCTGATCAGGTCGAAGAGCCCTTCGCGGTCGCGGACACAGCGGTAGAGCGCGGAGTGCGAGACGCCGAGACGAGTGGCGAGTTCCCGCATGGTGAGCGTGGTGAGGTCGCACC encodes the following:
- a CDS encoding quinone oxidoreductase family protein; this translates as MSNGSRQMKAVTIPEFGDAEVLRVATAPVPEPGPGQVAIDVAYAGANFAEVLYRRGVVDVPLPFVPGIEVSGRIRAVGEDVEDLTVGQPVAALSIVDSGGYAEVVVTSADLVVPLDGLGIGMDVAAALPSNSTTAFLVLDRVARIEPGERVLVHAAAGGVGSQLGQAARLLGAGHVVGTVGSAAKIETAKRFGYHEVITRDRIADAGEFDVVVDMVGGPARRAGLDRLAPMGRLVVMGNASGAEDIGIPANELWFTNRTVSGFNLAAFAAAFPEETRRALRRAVAAAATGDLRTRVETLPLEQAAEAHRRIESGTTTGKLVLDVAAL
- a CDS encoding TetR/AcrR family transcriptional regulator yields the protein MSARRHDLQAKSTARAARGRPARLSRELIVSTALRCDLTTLTMRELATRLGVSHSALYRCVRDREGLFDLISEVMVERILPPDDPTEHTWRSWLARLAWAMHDEFLAVPGYAARVAHPHRHNPASFGRLRERVEAAFIAAGASPEAAQQSWYVFALGIVQWLGGTDQGVSMDGAPPRFDLFLDTLLRGLPARLPVEHPRPDAQRSRP